The Maridesulfovibrio ferrireducens genomic sequence TAAAAAAGCCTGCGCCTGCAACGCTAACTTATTTTCACCCAGAATAACCGGAATAATCTGACTTTCAGAGTTGCCGCAGTCAAACCCTTCACTTTCAAGAAACCGTTTTAAATCAAGACTCTTATCGAGAAGTTTTTCACCTATAGAAGGATCAGATAAAACCAAACGGAGTGAAGCCAGATTTGCCCCGACGACAGCAGGAGGCAAAGCTGTTGAAAAAACGAACGAGCGCCCTTTATTTCTAAGAAACGATATTAAATCCGAACTTCCTGAAACAATTCCACCAAGTGAACCGAACCCCTTTGAAAAGGCTCCCATATGCAAATCAACAAGTTTTGAAATCTTACGTTCAAAACAAAGTCCTTTCCCGCCGCCGAAAATTCCTTCCGCATGAGCTTCATCCACCACGAGCATAACATCATAAAATTCACAAAGCTGAGCAATCTCTTCAATATGAGCAAGATCACCGTCCATGCTGAAAATAGTATCAGTAATTAAAATCTTAGCAGAAATATTTTTGAAAGATTCCAGACGTTTTTTTAAATGTTCAATATCATTATGCTGATAGCGGACATGCTTAGCGCCTGACATTTTAATACCGTCGATGATACTGGCATGATTAAGCTTATCC encodes the following:
- a CDS encoding 8-amino-7-oxononanoate synthase; amino-acid sequence: MTSKWFYHQIKTELAELEEASLLRRIPAVDNGAEKELLFKGQKFLNLASNDYLGLACDERLKLASIQAVRDYGTGSAASRLVTGNFKLYDTLEQEFAAFKEQEDAMLFSSGYAANLAIMDSFADRHSVIFSDKLNHASIIDGIKMSGAKHVRYQHNDIEHLKKRLESFKNISAKILITDTIFSMDGDLAHIEEIAQLCEFYDVMLVVDEAHAEGIFGGGKGLCFERKISKLVDLHMGAFSKGFGSLGGIVSGSSDLISFLRNKGRSFVFSTALPPAVVGANLASLRLVLSDPSIGEKLLDKSLDLKRFLESEGFDCGNSESQIIPVILGENKLALQAQAFLLEAGIYTAAIRPPTVPMNTARLRLSLRADLTSDDIEKIKHAFALLKKEIL